One genomic segment of Rivularia sp. PCC 7116 includes these proteins:
- a CDS encoding S-layer homology domain-containing protein, translated as MNNLRRLPIISASIVTIGLAIGAAIPLVTNAQSSPQSTFPDVKPDYWAQPFIKGLAERNVITGYPDGRYRPKQALDRDEFAAIIRKAFDQDKEKQIKSGSIYKDVPEGYWANKAIEEAVEAGFLSGNENLFRPRKEVTKLEAINALARGLDLSYKPATVTTTTPKIIPPYIRRRIARRKRKSRVMLPIAMTSLMQPLLIQKANAAKTPKISQNNSGNSSTAANNSKQNTTATAPLSAASIVQQAYKDANKIPENAVPRVAAATKQNIVVNYPNSNILNPNRAISRGETAALVYQTMAAQGKVPPIENNSLASKYIVKFKDVK; from the coding sequence ATGAATAATTTACGACGCTTGCCAATTATAAGCGCATCTATAGTCACAATCGGTTTAGCAATTGGTGCTGCTATTCCATTAGTAACTAATGCTCAATCTTCTCCACAGTCAACATTTCCCGATGTCAAACCCGATTATTGGGCGCAACCTTTTATTAAAGGTTTAGCAGAAAGGAATGTCATAACTGGATATCCCGACGGTAGGTATAGACCAAAACAAGCGTTGGATAGAGACGAATTTGCCGCTATAATTCGTAAAGCTTTTGACCAAGATAAAGAAAAACAGATTAAAAGCGGTTCGATATATAAAGATGTTCCCGAAGGTTATTGGGCAAATAAAGCGATTGAGGAAGCTGTAGAAGCAGGCTTTTTATCCGGCAATGAAAATTTATTTCGTCCTCGCAAAGAAGTTACTAAATTAGAAGCAATTAACGCTTTAGCTAGAGGTTTAGATTTAAGCTATAAACCTGCTACTGTTACAACCACAACTCCGAAGATTATTCCACCATATATAAGAAGAAGAATAGCTAGAAGAAAAAGAAAGTCTAGAGTAATGTTACCAATCGCTATGACTTCTTTAATGCAGCCTTTGCTTATTCAAAAAGCTAACGCTGCTAAAACTCCTAAAATATCACAAAATAACTCAGGCAACAGTTCAACAGCAGCTAATAATTCTAAACAAAACACCACAGCAACAGCGCCGTTATCGGCAGCATCTATCGTTCAACAAGCTTACAAAGATGCAAACAAAATTCCTGAGAATGCTGTTCCTAGAGTAGCAGCAGCAACTAAACAAAACATAGTTGTAAACTATCCCAACTCAAATATTCTCAATCCCAATCGTGCAATTAGCAGGGGAGAAACAGCGGCTTTAGTTTATCAAACAATGGCTGCTCAAGGAAAAGTGCCCCCAATTGAAAACAATTCATTGGCTTCAAAATATATTGTCAAATTCAAAGATGTTAAGTGA
- a CDS encoding peptidoglycan-binding protein, translating to MSNQFAKIFLFPLSIVSAIAVATVPFTESATAQRRIGAIADGNMTEYSPSSAPLLRRGSRSQAVKDVQLLLNQNKFYYGRMDGIYGPRMYSSVVSFQRSRNLPATGVINSKTWEALIDLDKRNSPTRFAYLGKYSPSTAPMLRLGSRGRAVRDVQTFLKQQGFYVGQVDGIYGRATASAVKSFQQNRAKLRADGIVGSTTWQAMINDKKGPFAIR from the coding sequence ATGAGTAACCAATTTGCAAAAATATTTCTATTCCCTTTAAGTATAGTTTCAGCAATCGCTGTAGCTACAGTACCTTTTACCGAATCTGCCACAGCACAACGAAGAATAGGGGCGATCGCAGATGGTAATATGACCGAATATTCACCTTCGTCCGCACCATTACTCAGACGCGGAAGCAGATCGCAAGCTGTTAAAGACGTACAATTATTATTAAATCAAAACAAATTTTATTACGGTAGAATGGACGGGATATACGGTCCTAGAATGTATTCATCCGTAGTTAGCTTTCAAAGATCTAGAAATTTACCTGCCACTGGTGTTATAAATTCTAAAACTTGGGAAGCATTAATTGATTTAGATAAACGTAACTCACCTACACGTTTCGCATATTTAGGTAAATATTCACCTTCAACTGCACCCATGTTACGTTTAGGAAGTCGAGGAAGAGCCGTAAGAGATGTACAAACATTCCTCAAACAACAAGGATTTTATGTTGGACAAGTTGACGGAATCTACGGACGTGCTACTGCTTCTGCGGTAAAATCATTTCAGCAAAATCGGGCTAAATTAAGAGCGGATGGAATTGTTGGTAGTACCACCTGGCAAGCAATGATTAATGATAAGAAAGGTCCCTTTGCTATTAGATAA
- a CDS encoding amino acid permease, which translates to MKFLFKQDSPEVQADESNSVEAQSSGLGTFGGVYTPSILTILGVIMYLRFGWVVGNVGLVGSLIIVTLATSITLLTSLSVCAIATDKVVRVGGAYYMISRCLGIEVGGAVGISLYFAQALSIALYTIGFAESVVQTFGSLNQTYVALITTILVAILAVTSAQVAVKAQYVIMGAIVLSLVSLAFGGAIPNVTPQGWDIPSDGVPFWGVFAVFFPAVTGIMSGVSMSGDLSNPSRSIPRGTLAAVGTGYLVYMILPLIVSMRADSATLVSVPLAMKMMSFWGPAILLGVWGATLSSALGSILAAPRVLQALARDGILPRWLSFLGRGSGENDEPRIGTWVTLGVAIAAVCIGDLNLIAPVLTMFFLTTYLVLNVSASIEGLLQSPSFRPSFKVHWIWSLLGGIGCLAVMLLINAVATIVAAAIVLAIFFWLQQRELTTTWGDVRQGIWMALLRTGVFQINRVQDTKNWRPNILVFSGSPYKRWSLIQLAYALTHKRGFITVSSVVSSGTRDLARQIQLENTIREQLNKQHVQALVRVVTAPNPFEGMLQLVEAYGLGPLVPNIVLLGDSEQESRRDRYCNMLVQLHYAQRSIMVLRENAELGFGRFKRIDVWWGGMQDNGGLMLLLAHMLRSTIEWRDAKIHIKLMVSSESGTKDAETNLNAILKQFRIQATPEVIFAANRSFETVLHESSQDADIIFLGMATPTDRDFTEYYEKMHARTANLPTIIYVMAAPDFAFSEV; encoded by the coding sequence ATGAAGTTTTTATTTAAGCAGGATTCACCCGAAGTACAAGCTGATGAATCGAATTCAGTCGAAGCCCAATCTTCTGGTTTAGGGACGTTTGGTGGAGTTTATACGCCTTCAATTTTGACGATTTTGGGCGTAATTATGTACCTACGATTTGGCTGGGTTGTGGGAAATGTCGGGTTGGTGGGTTCTCTTATCATTGTCACCCTCGCCACTTCTATTACTTTGCTTACTTCTTTGTCGGTTTGCGCGATCGCAACTGATAAGGTTGTGCGGGTTGGTGGTGCTTACTACATGATTAGCCGCTGTTTGGGAATTGAAGTTGGCGGCGCTGTGGGGATTTCTCTTTATTTTGCTCAAGCGCTTTCGATTGCTCTTTATACCATTGGTTTTGCTGAGAGCGTGGTACAAACTTTTGGCAGCCTCAATCAAACTTATGTTGCTCTAATTACAACTATTTTGGTGGCAATTTTGGCGGTAACTTCTGCTCAGGTTGCGGTAAAAGCCCAATATGTAATTATGGGAGCGATTGTTTTATCGCTGGTATCTTTGGCTTTTGGAGGTGCGATTCCAAATGTTACACCCCAAGGATGGGATATACCAAGCGATGGCGTACCTTTTTGGGGAGTGTTCGCGGTATTTTTCCCGGCGGTTACGGGTATCATGTCTGGGGTTAGTATGTCGGGAGATTTGAGCAATCCCAGCCGTTCGATTCCTAGGGGTACTTTAGCAGCAGTAGGAACGGGATACCTTGTTTATATGATTTTGCCGCTGATAGTCTCCATGCGTGCCGATAGTGCAACTTTAGTCAGCGTACCCCTGGCAATGAAGATGATGTCTTTTTGGGGACCGGCAATTCTGTTGGGAGTATGGGGAGCAACTTTGTCAAGCGCCTTGGGTAGTATTCTGGCTGCACCTCGCGTATTACAAGCTTTGGCAAGAGATGGAATTTTACCGCGCTGGCTGTCCTTTTTAGGTCGCGGTAGCGGTGAAAATGACGAACCGCGTATCGGTACCTGGGTAACTCTGGGTGTAGCAATTGCGGCGGTGTGTATTGGCGATTTAAACTTGATTGCGCCAGTGCTAACAATGTTTTTCCTCACTACCTACTTAGTATTAAATGTTTCGGCAAGTATTGAAGGATTGCTGCAAAGTCCTTCATTTAGACCAAGCTTTAAAGTCCATTGGATTTGGTCTTTGCTGGGAGGAATTGGTTGTTTGGCAGTAATGCTTCTCATCAACGCAGTTGCTACCATAGTTGCGGCTGCGATTGTATTGGCAATATTTTTCTGGCTGCAACAGCGAGAACTAACAACCACTTGGGGAGATGTACGCCAAGGAATTTGGATGGCATTACTCCGCACGGGAGTTTTTCAAATTAATCGCGTTCAAGATACTAAAAACTGGCGACCTAATATTTTAGTATTTTCTGGTTCCCCTTATAAACGATGGTCTTTGATTCAATTAGCTTATGCCTTAACCCACAAACGGGGTTTTATTACCGTATCAAGCGTTGTATCCAGCGGTACGCGAGACTTAGCCAGACAAATCCAATTAGAAAATACGATTCGCGAACAGCTTAACAAGCAGCACGTACAAGCATTAGTCCGCGTTGTTACAGCACCGAATCCCTTTGAAGGAATGCTGCAACTCGTCGAAGCTTATGGATTAGGTCCTTTAGTGCCCAATATTGTATTACTCGGAGATAGCGAACAAGAAAGCAGACGCGATCGCTATTGCAATATGTTAGTGCAACTGCATTATGCTCAACGCAGCATTATGGTTTTGCGAGAAAATGCGGAATTGGGATTTGGGCGGTTTAAGCGTATAGACGTATGGTGGGGAGGAATGCAAGACAACGGTGGATTGATGCTGTTGCTGGCTCATATGCTGCGCTCCACCATTGAATGGCGCGATGCAAAAATACATATCAAATTAATGGTTTCTAGCGAATCAGGTACAAAAGATGCAGAAACTAACTTGAACGCTATACTCAAACAGTTTCGCATCCAAGCCACACCGGAAGTCATATTTGCAGCTAATCGTTCCTTTGAAACCGTATTACACGAATCTTCCCAAGACGCAGACATCATATTTTTAGGAATGGCAACACCTACAGACAGAGACTTTACTGAATATTACGAGAAGATGCACGCACGCACCGCCAATCTTCCCACAATTATCTACGTTATGGCTGCACCAGATTTTGCCTTTAGTGAAGTGTGA
- the cobA gene encoding uroporphyrinogen-III C-methyltransferase: MQKENTKNVVGKVYLLGAGPGDPGLMTIKGKALLEVADVVIYDALVSPGILAMVNPHAEKINAGKRRGRHSLPQHQTTELLIEKAQDNAIVVRLKGGDPFVFGRGGEEMQDILEAGVSVEVIPGITSGIAAAAYAGIPLTHRLYSSSVTFVTGHESVGKYRPAVNWLSIAKGSETIVIYMGVQNLPNIVEELLKAGLDKDTPIGLIRWGTRPEQEELIGELDTIVETVEKNNFEAPAIIVIGAVVKLHSVLGMGNG, encoded by the coding sequence ATGCAGAAGGAAAATACAAAAAATGTTGTCGGTAAAGTGTATTTGCTAGGTGCTGGTCCCGGAGATCCAGGATTAATGACTATCAAGGGTAAGGCATTGTTGGAAGTTGCAGATGTAGTTATATACGATGCTTTGGTTAGTCCGGGTATTCTGGCAATGGTTAATCCCCATGCGGAAAAAATTAATGCTGGTAAGCGACGGGGAAGGCATTCTTTACCGCAACATCAAACCACAGAATTATTAATTGAAAAAGCTCAAGATAATGCGATTGTGGTGCGTTTGAAAGGCGGCGACCCCTTTGTTTTCGGGCGCGGTGGTGAAGAGATGCAAGATATACTTGAAGCTGGGGTTTCTGTAGAAGTTATACCGGGAATCACATCGGGAATTGCTGCTGCTGCATATGCTGGTATTCCTTTAACTCATCGGCTTTATAGTTCTTCTGTGACCTTTGTCACCGGACATGAATCAGTAGGAAAGTACCGTCCCGCAGTCAATTGGTTAAGCATTGCCAAAGGTTCGGAGACAATCGTGATTTACATGGGGGTTCAAAATTTACCCAACATTGTAGAAGAATTATTAAAAGCGGGTTTGGATAAAGATACACCCATTGGTTTGATTCGCTGGGGAACTCGTCCAGAACAGGAAGAATTGATTGGTGAATTGGACACAATTGTTGAAACAGTTGAAAAAAATAATTTTGAAGCACCAGCAATAATTGTCATTGGTGCGGTGGTGAAATTGCATTCGGTTTTGGGAATGGGTAATGGGTAA
- a CDS encoding sirohydrochlorin chelatase — MSAAYLLVSHGSRDPRPQVAMEDLAKSLRNKLENYSNYDGSSSVLSPTKCDYLIGTAYLELHPQPLHEQIVDFSQKVIANGCRHLKILPLFLLQGIHVTEDIPEEVELAKKTLAEDISIELQPHLGSYFGLQRLMAKKISDISLDGKIIVAHGSRRVEANRNIETMAISLNAVAAYWAVSPSLKDIVTQLVADGKKKIGIVPYFLFAGGITDAIAQSIQDLKLQFPMVSFELYEPLGANGELIDLIWDLMQ, encoded by the coding sequence ATGTCAGCAGCATACCTTTTAGTATCCCACGGAAGTCGAGATCCTCGTCCTCAAGTAGCTATGGAAGATTTAGCGAAAAGTTTGAGGAATAAATTAGAAAATTACTCGAATTATGATGGGAGTAGTAGCGTATTATCGCCAACGAAATGCGATTATCTCATAGGCACGGCTTATCTAGAATTACATCCTCAACCGCTACACGAGCAAATTGTAGATTTTAGTCAAAAAGTTATTGCAAATGGCTGTCGTCATCTGAAAATATTACCTTTATTTTTACTCCAAGGAATTCATGTTACTGAAGATATTCCCGAAGAGGTGGAGTTAGCTAAAAAAACTTTGGCGGAAGATATTTCCATTGAGTTGCAGCCACATTTAGGTTCTTATTTCGGTTTGCAAAGATTGATGGCGAAAAAGATTAGCGATATATCTTTAGATGGGAAAATAATTGTAGCTCACGGTAGTCGTCGCGTGGAAGCAAATAGGAATATTGAAACAATGGCAATTTCTTTGAATGCGGTTGCTGCTTATTGGGCTGTTTCTCCAAGTTTAAAAGATATTGTGACTCAGTTAGTTGCTGATGGGAAGAAAAAAATCGGCATTGTACCTTATTTTCTGTTCGCTGGTGGTATCACCGATGCCATCGCGCAATCTATACAAGATTTAAAATTACAGTTTCCGATGGTGAGTTTTGAGTTATACGAACCTTTGGGAGCAAATGGGGAATTAATCGATTTGATTTGGGATTTAATGCAATAA
- a CDS encoding DUF4359 domain-containing protein, protein MKIVSIAAYAGAAALIALGVAMAGTNPSRAEYEEYATQRLSQYLKEQGCSKTPNLLDNLIKFNCGKLIDSASPQIKQIIKASTEKQDFLLFSVYRTNLQINTLIPSYKFETVGALDNFFTYKAQKE, encoded by the coding sequence ATGAAGATTGTAAGTATTGCGGCATATGCCGGAGCCGCCGCATTAATTGCTTTGGGAGTAGCAATGGCGGGTACAAATCCATCCCGAGCCGAGTATGAAGAATATGCGACTCAGCGACTGAGTCAGTATTTAAAAGAACAGGGATGCAGCAAGACTCCAAATTTATTAGACAATTTAATCAAATTTAACTGTGGAAAGTTAATAGATTCAGCCAGCCCCCAAATTAAGCAGATAATTAAAGCATCAACCGAAAAACAAGATTTTCTGCTATTCAGCGTTTATCGCACAAATTTACAGATAAACACTCTTATCCCTTCATATAAGTTCGAGACGGTAGGAGCTTTAGATAATTTCTTTACTTATAAAGCACAAAAGGAGTAA
- a CDS encoding serine/threonine-protein kinase yields MSYCTNINCLSPQNPDTANFCMACGQKFLLKERYRPVKLIGHGGFGRTFLAIDEYLPSQSKCVIKQLYFAQSQANHFKQKAWELFRQEAIRLDDLGQHQQIPQLLAYFEQDEQLYLVQEWVAGNSLMQEIEQQGVFGESQIRQLLQKLLPVLQFIHSQNIIHRDIKPANIMRGCIAKDTNAKTSNSNLFLIDFGIAKHLHNTTLQQTGTKIGTPEYMAPEQLRGKVLPASDIYSLGVTCIYLLTGISPFDLFDVSEDRWVWRDYLLPQNKVSTRLGKILDKMLQNSLPNRYQKANDVLQALSRQAISSISHTQSFDLTATETEEIKIEIDYTQLQNLLKKGKWQEADKETWKIMCVSLSKPIGTYLFKSDIEKLSDDDLQKIDQLWMRYSKGHFGFSVQKEIYDSVDADYVQFCNMVGWATYNSYSSANSDYYYSLKAPIGHLPTRTWMGGSQWWRHADTFAAKLDRILWGVASSD; encoded by the coding sequence ATGAGTTATTGTACAAATATCAACTGCTTGTCTCCGCAAAATCCAGATACAGCTAATTTTTGCATGGCTTGCGGTCAAAAGTTTTTACTCAAAGAACGTTATCGTCCAGTTAAACTGATAGGACATGGTGGTTTTGGTAGAACTTTTTTAGCCATTGATGAGTATCTTCCTTCCCAGTCTAAATGCGTTATTAAACAACTTTATTTTGCTCAAAGTCAAGCAAATCATTTTAAGCAGAAGGCTTGGGAATTGTTTCGTCAGGAAGCGATTCGTTTAGATGATTTAGGGCAACATCAACAAATACCGCAGCTTTTGGCATATTTTGAACAAGACGAACAACTTTACTTAGTACAAGAATGGGTTGCGGGAAATTCCTTGATGCAGGAAATCGAGCAACAAGGAGTCTTCGGAGAGTCTCAAATTAGGCAGTTGCTGCAAAAATTATTACCAGTACTGCAATTTATTCATTCCCAAAATATTATTCATCGAGATATAAAACCGGCGAATATTATGAGAGGATGTATCGCTAAAGATACAAACGCTAAAACATCAAATTCAAATCTATTTTTGATTGATTTCGGAATAGCGAAACATCTTCATAATACAACCTTACAGCAGACAGGTACGAAAATCGGAACCCCTGAATATATGGCTCCCGAGCAACTGCGAGGTAAAGTATTGCCAGCAAGCGATATCTACAGTTTGGGAGTAACCTGTATTTATTTATTAACTGGTATTTCCCCTTTTGATTTGTTTGATGTTTCAGAAGATAGATGGGTATGGCGAGATTATTTATTACCACAAAATAAAGTATCTACTCGCTTGGGCAAAATTTTAGATAAGATGCTGCAAAATTCGCTTCCCAATCGTTACCAAAAAGCAAATGATGTTTTGCAAGCATTATCTCGGCAAGCGATATCTTCTATATCTCATACACAAAGCTTTGATTTAACTGCAACTGAGACTGAAGAGATAAAAATTGAAATTGATTATACTCAATTGCAAAATTTACTTAAAAAAGGGAAATGGCAAGAAGCAGATAAAGAAACGTGGAAAATTATGTGTGTTTCTCTATCAAAGCCAATAGGAACTTATTTATTTAAAAGCGATATTGAAAAATTATCCGATGATGATTTACAAAAAATCGACCAACTATGGATGAGATATAGTAAAGGACACTTTGGTTTTAGCGTACAGAAAGAAATATATGACAGTGTAGATGCCGACTATGTGCAATTTTGCAATATGGTTGGTTGGGCAACTTATAATTCTTATTCTTCAGCTAATTCTGATTATTATTACAGTTTAAAAGCACCCATCGGACATTTACCTACGCGCACTTGGATGGGTGGCTCTCAATGGTGGCGACATGCTGATACATTCGCTGCTAAGCTGGATCGGATTTTATGGGGAGTAGCAAGTAGCGATTAA